The genomic interval cgtttacttaaaataaaaaaaaaagacaaataaaagaacaaaagccatgcttcataataatctcaattaattttaattattttaggcttaccattaagcttaaaataattaaaattaagtgaaatatttttgcgtaaggtcgacacgccctttcgcgttcaccgtccagttcacgtccaaatgacggatcactctagaacgaaagctattgctatgattccctgaatgtatgacaggtaaacccacattaaaaaaatcttatagcatgctaccgtttttgccaaaaataaatcccacgtgagcaggtgcgcgtttcaaggtaagtttttaatatatttaggtctagtttgggatttaccgcagtctctaagccttaaccatgaaccattcaatacggataatgatatcggtgattgtactttattaaatgacacttaaaataaggtggatgcgaatttactacaatgaaatttccacgttgcgtcagaagtgatcgcggtctggtctaactgggtctaagatattaaaatatacaaaacaatgcatgttgtatattatttaaaacgttgtttacatgacttatcgaacacaaagatttttttcagtacttaggccttttcctggacgctaatacacgctccaaatgtagcttaccctttgtgatagccaatttgcgtccacattatcacgacaattttttaaatacagagtacagacgttgtaaataatattaaaaagcaaactgtgcctagagaggagaccatattgcaaattgagccacgctattgaaatttaaaaaaatgaaataaactaaaaatatgaatgtttataattattaagtgtgatacctaaatattttgaataccaattaggtagtaagattttatctatattttttatttccatgctgttattaattattagtgatttgaatgcatttttttaataatattaatattacaaagatattaaaacttctaatggtttagagcaagtttaatactatacttataaagactaaagggagcataatgacaacaatttttcgttcaaaatgattacgaaaaattgtatattatttttattcctcaaatctacaaACTCACTAAAtagacgagatctggcgtatcgaccctacttacctcatcattattcctaattaatgtcattgaagtcaatagactataaaaatatccggaacttaaagttgacctaaaagtttattattagattttttacttatattcggttgtcaaacgaaatcttagtctgCTATGAAAAATcatagtagatagtacctacctattgactaaacttatccttctactttcaacttgctatttaaacgttaatttagttttaaactattgaaaatagtaataaaagtaataattaacgcttaaatatattaaacaatattttcaggggttgcaaagtaaaaaatatttaaagacgctcgaaatcctgacaatgttatattttaacaactgctaaaacacatataaaaatatgattatacgaatgtaatagctggataactccaaatatccaaactcttgacagtgtgcataactagacaactgcacatatcatggatgtgtttagtactcagagaggatcataacttgataactgtttttgtcaaattaaaaacgaaaatccataaatgtataagtcgagatattaacaaatacatgttctgacatacattgataaatcgaaatataaatgtttgtacgaataatattaattggatatatcgttatgtcaaatatttattgcctaaattggagatatttacttgtgaacaagagctgtatttcaagtatttttggatatttcgagttgagttttttataccagaagggtataaggtagaggaaacgtttaagctaataaaaaaaaaaagtgcaggtcgagatgtcaagttattcccgcgcggtacggaagtAATCTGTGGGTAAATCTGTCAGATTTTTTAGGTTACatcatactctctaatctgtgggtTACATTtcagaaatatttagaaattgTAAGTTTATTTGCCAGAATGAATTTACGACAAATACTGTGTCAGAAAAATTTTGCTGTAAATTATTGTATAAAGcgttacttaaataataatgtagcTAGCGTTACTAAAATACATCGAGAAATTTACACAAGAATGTATCCTACTAAAGTGGTTTTGGCTGATGGTTCTTCAATTAATATTCGATATCATGAAcctagaaaaataataaaggtaAGTAAAGTTTGTTGGTATTGGTACAATTTATGTagcaaaacattttttaaaatctgtACTGTAGCCTTCATCTAGCTAGATTCTAGATTTTTAACTCTCCCTGTAAAATTCTAATCTGTAAATCCGACACTGGTGATACCATTATAGCCTTTAAGTTATTCTGATGTAAAATACAAGTTTCAATAAAATCCTTTCAGTACCTAGTTAATACAAGTGAAAACTTTAATCCATCCATTTCCACTAATTctcacataatattttataagtaagaTACTTTACCTATAaacttagattaaaataaagctTTCATAATAACCAATCTTATTAATAGCCAATAAACAATCTTTCATAATAATTTCTATATGTATCCGATATTGGTATGCGCCAAATGAATTTCATTTCTATACaaaagataaaaattaaatattgtaggAAACCCTAtaacatttaaattttttttttgtttcagttacCTCTGGATTTGTCATTACTCTCTGAAGAGCAAAGAAAGATCAGATTGGAAAAACGTAAGCCAAAGAAGAAAGTTAAAATAACAGATGATGTAGAAGATAATTTTAATGCaaagaaatatttgaaatatttaaagaaatgaAAACAGTGA from Ostrinia nubilalis chromosome 4, ilOstNubi1.1, whole genome shotgun sequence carries:
- the LOC135071464 gene encoding large ribosomal subunit protein mL55; its protein translation is MNLRQILCQKNFAVNYCIKRYLNNNVASVTKIHREIYTRMYPTKVVLADGSSINIRYHEPRKIIKLPLDLSLLSEEQRKIRLEKRKPKKKVKITDDVEDNFNAKKYLKYLKK